A DNA window from Chitinivibrio alkaliphilus ACht1 contains the following coding sequences:
- a CDS encoding RrF2 family transcriptional regulator, whose translation MKISKKSDYALRALMTLAADAHTDTLHTIRDLAQINDIPKRFLEHIMLDMKNEGWVKGIAGRDGGYQLNIPPSRLTMARVIRLFDGTLSPINCVSSTEYEKCSQESTCRFRRLFLEIRNMSTEMMEQATLSHLLNKKPVTISEVEEELIYGAGI comes from the coding sequence TATGCCCTACGGGCACTTATGACCCTCGCAGCAGATGCCCACACGGATACACTTCACACCATCCGTGATCTTGCCCAAATAAACGATATTCCCAAGCGATTTCTGGAACACATAATGCTTGATATGAAGAATGAAGGATGGGTGAAGGGCATTGCCGGCCGCGACGGGGGCTATCAGCTCAATATCCCCCCCTCCCGCTTAACCATGGCGCGGGTTATCCGCCTCTTTGACGGGACACTTTCTCCCATAAACTGCGTCAGCAGCACGGAGTATGAAAAGTGTTCCCAGGAATCAACCTGCCGCTTCAGAAGGCTCTTTCTTGAAATACGAAATATGAGTACGGAGATGATGGAACAGGCCACCCTCAGCCACCTCCTCAACAAAAAACCCGTAACCATTTCTGAAGTGGAAGAAGAACTCATCTATGGAGCCGGAATATGA